In Zonotrichia leucophrys gambelii isolate GWCS_2022_RI chromosome 14, RI_Zleu_2.0, whole genome shotgun sequence, a single window of DNA contains:
- the ATP6V0C gene encoding V-type proton ATPase 16 kDa proteolipid subunit c, producing the protein MSSGASPEYASFFAVMGASAAMVFSALGAAYGTAKSGTGIAAMSVMRPELIMKSIIPVVMAGIIAIYGLVVAVLIANALSPEITLFKSFLQLGAGLSVGLSGLAAGFAIGIVGDAGVRGTAQQPRLFVGMILILIFAEVLGLYGLIVALILSTK; encoded by the exons ATGTCCTCCGGCGCCAGCCCCGAGTACGCCTCCTTCTTCGCCGTGATGGGCGCTTCGGCCGCCATGGTCTTCAGCG ccttGGGAGCTGCATATGGAACAGCAAAGAGTGGCACAGGTATTGCAGCCATGTCTGTCATGAGGCCTGAGCTGATCATGAAGTCCATCATCCCTGTGGTCATGGCGGGTATTATAGCGATCTACGGCCTTGTAGTGGCAGTGCTCATTGCCAATGCCCTCTCACCTGAAATCACGCTATTCAA GAGCTTCCTTCAGCTGGGCGCTGGCTTGAGCGTGGGTCTCAGCGGTCTGGCTGCTGGCTTTGCCATTGGCATCGTGGGCGATGCAGGTGTCCGGGGCACggcacagcagcccaggttATTTGTGGGGATGATCCTCATTTTGATCTTTGCTGAAGTCTTGGGTCTCTATGGCCTCATTGTTGCCCTTATCCTCTCCACGAAGTAA